A window of the Leucothrix mucor DSM 2157 genome harbors these coding sequences:
- a CDS encoding CreA family protein, producing MTKLPATVLSTLATVGFSLMTFSASVNAEEVGDVSVDWLGGDIKIEAIDDPKVQGVTCHVAYFDRGMIDRLRNGEIFSDPSNSSIACRQTGPLIIGDIEKDDGGENVFSKRTSLVWKSLKVTRVYDEEHQTLIYLSHATEVQNGSAKMAISTVPLFGQNVTWTEEE from the coding sequence ATGACTAAACTACCTGCTACTGTGCTTTCAACGCTCGCTACCGTCGGATTCTCCCTCATGACTTTCTCAGCGTCGGTGAACGCCGAAGAAGTGGGTGATGTGAGTGTCGATTGGCTAGGCGGCGACATTAAAATTGAAGCCATCGATGACCCCAAAGTACAGGGCGTTACTTGCCATGTCGCCTATTTTGACCGCGGAATGATTGATCGTTTGCGCAATGGCGAGATTTTTAGCGACCCATCCAACTCATCGATTGCTTGCCGTCAAACCGGCCCGCTAATTATTGGTGATATCGAAAAGGATGATGGTGGTGAGAACGTATTTTCAAAGCGTACATCATTGGTTTGGAAGTCGCTGAAAGTGACGCGTGTTTATGATGAAGAACACCAGACACTGATCTACTTATCGCATGCCACGGAAGTCCAAAACGGTTCTGCTAAAATGGCTATTTCAACAGTACCGCTATTCGGTCAAAATGTGACTTGGACTGAAGAGGAGTAA